The genomic window aaaaaactggcaaTTTTAGAGTATCTTGGATATTGACAGAGTCAACATGATTCAAATCTAAAATTCAAGTGCCACGGAACTTGGTTGGTTTGTCGTGGAATATCCTATGCGACGTGTATCTGCCTTTGGCATTACATTTCAGTAAACTTCAGACTTACAATTATATTCTACTGTTACTTTTACGCATGAAATTAAAGTACCAtttggtttttaattttgtatACATTTCACGATATGGATTTGTCCTTGCAGTCTTAGTAAGAGGTATTCCAGCCAATCTTCGCACCTTTGGTGATTGCAATAGCAGATTCTGGACAATACCAAACGCGCTGCTGCTTGCCCAGTACAAACACATGCACTATAagtggaatagaaaaatctgATCTCATGTGGAGCATTTTAACATCATATTCGAAATAAATAGGACTGGGTAAGTGGCATTTTGCAACAAGGTTGATGTTAGTAAAATTTACAAAGCAGGATTTTGAcggaaaaatgattttgcgAATTTAAAATAACTTTgcacaaatatatgtatgataaTTCTGAATTTTAAACAATCCTGAACGTCACAAATGACCAATTTTCCTATGAATCCATAGTTACACTAACGTTACAAATCTCAGTCACGTATTGTAAAGCCTAAAATAATTAGTGCGTATTTGGTAAGTAATAAACGAACCAGGATATTCTGATGATAATGTATAGATACTAATAGTTAATGACAAGTGTATATGCCGTTGTCATATATTTAAAATCTATGTTACTTACCGATGGAACGTACATCGAAATAGGTATCATTGCAATGGAAATGAATCGTAAAAAATAGAGCAAACACTTCTGTAATCTGGTATCCTCAGTCGTTTTCAACAGATTCATAATCTGTAAGAGTTTATCCGATTATATAGTAGCTTATCGTATTTCATACGGATTAATATTCAAGTGCAGATACATGAATTAGTTATTCTTACTTCAATATTGGCTAAATTGAAGAGTCCCACAGAAATCGGTACTATGCAAAATTGATCGATGGCAACCAAATTCGTTACCCATCCAAAACCACCGGTTGTCAAGtccaggaaatttttttcagcatcTATGTCAGAATATAAGAACCTATTAAAAATTGGTTCAGTTCATTAATTAATTCCATAATATTGTCTCATATATAACAAAGCCATCAGGAGAAGTTCTCTCACCTGTGCGACCTGGAGGTAACATGAAGCAGAGATTTCTCAGTGCAGCAGATATTGTTATCCACAATGGTATTTGTGTCCATAATACAATATATCCTTTACCAGGATGACAGTTTTCTCTTTGAATCAATTCATCCCATTTCTCCTTTACCTATGAAAAAAAGATGGAATAGCAAAAAGATTTGGATAGGCCATCTATggtgaaagtaaaaaagaaagtaagtACCTTTGTATTATACAGCATCCTAGCATGATCTTCAGGACATTTGTAGTGTGATACAGCTACATTTGCTTCGGCTTGCAGTTTTTTAACAATATCACTCATttcgatattcaaattttgaacttTGGCAATAATGTAATGCTATGATATAAATTATGCTCATTTAATGCGATGGTTCTCCACTAACTAGATAGCTATGTGTCTATTAAGTAACGAAATGGATGAATATTTACTTGATAAAGACTCAATGGTAGCGTCAAAGTACTTCTTACTATGACTGTGGTTAAAACTATGGTTGCCCACCATGGTAAACCGGTCGTAGACTGAAATGTGACCAAAGTATCTTGTACAAATTCAACAGGTGTGCTCTCCGATATATCTTTCCAAACTCCAGTTAACCGGACTTGCGGTACATACTGTGTCGTTTCACTTGAGAATTGCCTGACTCTAAAATGTTTAGGATGGAGAACCGTATAGCGAGTGCGATTGGCGAGCAATGACATCGAATTAATCAAAGGTTTGCTGCAATTTCTTGAAATGTTGATTCCGGTGTGTGAAGAACGTAAACCCGTTGCACTCTGTGTATTGAACTGAGACGGCGTATTTCGatcgaaattaaataaactaTCTTTACATGCAACGGGTGACATAGTCTTCGACATGTGAATTAAATATGTTAGACTATTTCCACTGTCAATGTGACTGGCGCCCTGGTTCAGGTTAAGGTTATGAGTTGATCGCCGTAGATAACTCACGAGTCTCACATTGACTGAACACATTGATGCAGCATGTGTGAAATTTAGACTTCGttggaagtaaaaattatagtttatgGAACGTAGCATTTCAATGATATAATTTCAGTATCTTCGAATAACCTCTCACAAGTCAATCAGGCTCGATGGCGCGTCGGAAGACCGTTTAGAGCATGGTTTATGGTTCAGCAAAATGCTGTTGCTCCGTTAGCGCTCCGTAGCAGGCGTCCGTCTCTCTGCCGCGGCCTATGTTTAATTGGGATTCGAGCGCTCCGCTGTCGGAAAGCGACGTCTGATGCGCGCTGAGTACGAATAAAGATAGCATTAAACCGGCAGCATTTTAACgctgactgaagaatataacgACGGATAAccctgggtaaatttttgtgaccagTTTTCGGCGAGCAAATGGGCCCGGGTGGACCTGGGAGCGTaggagaataaatttcttccacacttcgtagcaaaacagtgattatatatgatccattttccaggagacaaactagatttTCTGCAATAAAACGGCTATAATAGGAGAATGGTAGAATCATTCATTTcaaaatgggattctattcgacacgcgctcgatgtattccataacattattgttcataattattccaacttttcatttgctctctcgctCCTGAATTTTcctaggcatagaatcgaaacgctgttttagccaGTGGCGAGtaaagtatctacgttgggtagagcagcagaattgttttcaaaaagtggtcgtatggaaaaaaattcagagccACTGTGATACATCACGTATGCGCCAATTTTGATCGGGATAAAATgcatgctccgtatatgagacagtatttaacgcagtggcATGATTCAAatacctaaaaaggtgattgtcggcgatttcttttttttttttttgataaagagagaaagaacgaagcttcttaaatCTTctagtgtattttaacacacatttgaaaggtaagagcaaaaatttttatcatccgaCTGTAgtagaacggcagcgttattagctgacccgttgactgaagaatatgtCTTTAGTCAaaggctgaccatcgaagggccaagccgctggaatcggcaggaaagataacatgcgtatttcttgtctgtaATGTGAagactaaaatcattatacatcttGTCATATCATagatcatacatcatacatcataaatggtattaaaattcgaaaccaaagtttgaatgatcggatgttcagaaagtggcgtcaccgaaatttttttttctcttgacgtcatcgatctatagtaatcAGCTAgtcgaattcctcagtctggaaacaaccgcgcagtagagcggacgtttGAAAATCGCGCTCCGCGGATtgcgagtaccgggttctctaccacctggatcctgcgctctaGGTTCGCTTCTTGGTGCACCTCGaattccaggacaagcgctccgtagtttctagGCTCCAGGTCCTCTACCTGATGAAACTCGACTTTTAGGtgagcgctccgtagtttcggcgctccaggtccgctacctggtgaaactcgacttccaggacaaggtGGAAGAGAAGGATTTCTACACagtgagtatatttttataatatttgaaggcaattgtaattatattgtatctaaCATTATTTTAACTCCTCAtgtatacaataaattatttcaattgatttttcgtgcaagcccaaattcagaaGCTATCAATGCgtttgcaaaatttctaatttttcataattttcctaCGATCTTCTTGGTGAAATCtgtcaaagaaaaaattatattaatccttcaGCAGTATTCTTCATGTGTtctaatactgaaaatattctttagTATTCGAGATGGTATTATAtagctataaatgcgctaatgaaatttattatattggatgaattgattgattatactaatccttacacaatattttcgatatgttcttatactgaaaatatttatgacTATTGAAGGTACAACCcaaggtggttatcggtggtcgttggaggtggtcggaggtggacgaggaggaggacgaggaagactaGGAGAAGAAGGTGGctgaggatttgtgctcggtgagtaaaacacttttataacatttgatggcaattgcaattatatttcatctcaaatatttcaaacttgtcatgtttacattaaattatttaaattcattttccgcgcaagcacaaattcggTAGAtataaatgcgctaataaaatttattatataattgattagttaattaattacatcattctttacacaatatttttaatgtgttcctatactgagaatatttattactattccaggtataacccgaggtggttggcggtggttggcggtggtcgagCTGGACGGGGTGGAGGACAAGGATTCGTGCTTggtgagtttaacatttttacaatatttgatgAAGTAGAATCAGcatcaggagtaggatcaggggaagatgtagaaataggagtagaagtaggagtagtgGTAGGAATGGGACTCGGAGTAGGAGTAtgagtagaagtaggaataGTAGGAGTTGGAGTGGgattaggagtaggagtaggagtagtcggagtaggaataggagtagtcgtcgtagtaggagtaggagcAGAAGTAGGTagggcggggtgggtcgtgagaggggaggggaggggtgggaaggggatattatcatatcaagttatcagtaataagcaattgcgggtaaaatattagcttacttttgtgagtatttatgaatatagcctctatgaatattcattgttggtgTGTAAGGTCTGGAaacgtacctactttctgtaagagatgttgaagattttcaacataattatgtttcagttctgtgccccacctagtgatccactagtacatatcctccgacgtgacatcgctgtgctacgtataaagaagaaaagatttattaagatgcaaatcgctcctctcttcttgtcattgtgctttcagccattgttatgctgtgtgtttaaaatttaggacagtatataatatagaataacaggtacagctacgaatatagcactacaataaatcttatagaaatgagctcttattgagatttctctgtatttataactcgacgcgagaaggcaaaaatcaatgtaatgccatctgtaaggtaattggactcgtatttgcactacgagaactcgttgggcattttgcggtgaagtttgaaaaattgttgtacaagacattaaataactataaaaatggataaaaaatattatccccaattgtgaatgtagctaatacagctttaaccgtatattgattatgttaatgatctattgttacaagatcggaattagataagctctctaaatacttttgtctagtctattaatttatatcatgtatatgtaaatgtatatttcttcagtttatacaatcactgcactaggattacccttgccacgttttatggtgcgcttgtgtaatttgtatattattaaccttacgttttactctatttgcgacaagttgtgagtgtttctaatttcttggcaattatttatgtacatgtatgtgtatatatgtatatctatacatatgcatgtgtatatacatatatacacatgtttaaaactagatttttacaataaacacagaggttttagtatattcacatacggatttctgtgtataggtatacttgaactaaaatatccttaactctaatacggagttcttcgtaattcgcatttgttcttgtaacccaatgtcctacatacgatagcaaaaatcgagatccaacttaactgagtctcaaagccctgttgacataaaagcagctatttgatagaaattatagtttatagtttacacagcctaTTGCGTGATATTTCAtcataaatacatatgtttcaatgtatttaggaataatttatcaaatgtacagaggtcatgtgcaaataataaatgaattcgaccgcagttttatgtattcattagagctttaacaataaatttaagctttgttacttcttttattttattatggataatcagaaacatttccgactattcgtgctgtggaagcatggggattaaaccaaatgtagcaaaagattagaaacagtgtatgtagagtacgggtatttttctaataatgcaaacacgtgccgctagcttagttttgacatatctagaataccacgccttgcgaattagctttccagacagagatgaatgatgaattttaaggactgcattatcgttgttgaatactctatgcctcgtgggaaacgaaaatctgtaacgataaaattgatgcaccggatcatcgtcgactttaacttttgaaatgtcctaccattttcgaacacctcctacctccccctgccacctccgaccatcaatggccactttcgaccaccccctatcaccttctgccagcgccgaccacctcctaccatttccgaacacctccaaccatcctatttacctatattactagattagctatgatatgaaaagagaagaattattcatttcgaaatgggattctattcgacacgcgctcgatgtatccCATAACactaatattcaaaattattccaacaacttttcatttgctctctcgatcttgaattttcataggcatagaatcgaaacgctgttttagctggtcgcaagtgaagtatctgcgttgggtggaggagcagaattgtttttcgtaaagtattcggatggaaaaaaattcagattaactgtaatacatcacggatgcgctaattttgaacgagacgaaatggatgcttcgtatatgagacagtatttaaagctgcgtagtgatttaaagacctaaaaaggtgatagggagagaaagaacgaagcttcttaacacttcgagtgtattttaacacacatttgaaagatacgagcaaaatttttcatcatccaactgtcgcagaacggcagcgttattagccgacccgttcactgaagaatatatcttcagtcaacggctgaccatcgaagggcctggccgcttgagtctggaatcggcaggagagataaagtgcgtatttcttgtatgaaatgtgaaaactaaaataattatacatcatatcatatcatcgtacatcatacatcatatatcatacatcatacatcatacatcatacatcatacatcatacatcacacatcatcatacagagtattaaaggtcgaaaccaaagtttggatgtcggatgtccagaaagtgacgtcaccaattcaaaatcagctagccgaattcctcagtctggaacgaaccgcgcagtagagcggacggatgagagtcgcgctccgcaaatttcgagtaccgggttctcaacttcccggatcccgcgcttcgggtccgctacgtatttcgagtaccgggttctcaacctcccggatcccgcgcttcgggtcagctacgcggtgaaacacgacttccaggacacgcgctccgtaatttctttactccaggtccgctacctggtaaaacacgactttcaggacacgcgctccgtaatttctttactccaggtccgctacctggtaaaacacgactttcaggacacgcgctccgtaatttctttactccaggtccgctacctggtaaaacacgactttcaggacacgcgctccgtaatttctttactccaggtccgctacctggtaaaacacgactttcaggacacgcgctccgtagtttttgcgctcaaggtccactacTTGcagaaactcgacttccagaacaagcgctccgcagttttggctgtccaggtacttgacctgatgacttttgaccttcgggAGTAATTTTGCGTAGTTCCGGCTGTACAGGTTCGCGACCTCGTGACTTTTGACCAAGCACTGTGTAGTTTCTGcgcgggtccgctacgcggtgaaactcgacttccaggataagcgctccgtggttcctgattcatgtttacaataaattatttcaattcgtttttcgcgcaagccgaaattcagcagctgtcagtccgctaataaaatttctcgacttccaggataagcgctccgtggttcctggttcatgtttacaataaattatttcaattcgtttttcgcgcaagccgaaattcagcagctgtcagtccgctaataaaatttctcgacttccaggataagcgctccgtggttcctggttcatgtttacaataaattatttcaattcgtttttcgcgcaagccgaaattcagcagctgtcagtccgctaataaaatttctcgacttccaggataagcgctccgtggttcctggttcatgtttacaataaattatttcaattcgtttttcgcgcaagccgaaattcagcagctgtcagtccgctaataaaatttctcgacttccaggataagcgctccgtggttcctggttcatgtttacaataaattatttcaattcgtttttcgcgcaagccgaaattcagcagctgtcagtccgctaataaaatttctcgacttccaggataagcgctccgtggttcctgattcatgtttacaataaattatttcaattcgtttttcgcgcaagccgaaattcagcagctgtcagtccgctaataaaatttctcgacttccaggataagcgctccgtggttcctggttcatgtttacaataaattatttcaattcgtttttcgcgcaagccgaaattcagcagctgtcagtccgctaataaaatttctcgacttccaggataagcgctccgtggttcctggttcatgtttacaataaattatttcaattcgtttttcgcgcaagccgaaattcagcagctgtcagtccgctaataaaatttctattactttataatcttctcataatcttcttggtaaatacgtcgataaaaaaattatattaaaccttacacTTGAAGGTGTTCGGAgttggacgaggaggaggacgaggaagataAGGAGATGAAGGTGGACGAGGacttgtgctcggtgagtaaaacacttttataatatttgatggaaattgtaattatatttgatccaaaatatttcaaactagtcatgtttacattaaattatttcaattcatttttcgcgcaagcacatattcagtagctgtgaataagcttatacaatttattatattattgaacaattaattaattatatcaatccttatacaatatttttgatgtgttcctatactgaaaatatttacattaaattatttcaattcatttttcgcgcaagcacatattcagtagctgtgaataagcttatacaatttattatattattgaacaattaattaattatatcaatccttatacaatatttttgatgtgttcctatactgaaaatatttacattaaattatttcaattcatttttcgcgcaagcacatattcagtagctgtgaataagcttatacaatttattatattattgaacaattaattaattatatcaatccttatacaatatttttgatgtgttcctatactgaaaatatttacattaaattatttcaattcatttttcgcgcaagcacatattcagtagctctgaataagcttatacaatttattctactatcaattgattaattaattatattaatccttacacaatatttttgatgtgttcttatactgaaaatatttattactattccaggtataacccgaggtggttggcggtggttggaggtggtcggaggtggacgaggtggaccaggaggaggacgaggaccaGGAGgcggacgaggtggacgaggaggaggcggcgtgggtcgtgggagaggaggggtgggggaaggggaagggggaggggcgGGGTGGGGCGGGAAGGGggcgggggggagggggaaggggggaggggagggggggaggggaagggggaggggaaggggggagggggagggggagggggagggcgggagggagggcgggagggcgggagggcgggagggaagggcgggagggagggagggaagggcGGGAGGGCCGGGGGGGGCGGTTCTGCTCTATTAACTTCAACGGGTTCGCACTGACATCCGCCCCCCCCCCGGCCCTCCCgcccttccctccctccctcccgcccttccctcccgccctcccgccctcccgccctccccctcccctccccctccccctcccctcccctccccaccccctcccccctccccctccccctccccctccccctcccccttccccctcccctcccccttccccctcccccccctcccccttcccacCCCACCCcacccctcccccttccccttcccccaCCCCcttccccgcccacctctgccccttcccttcccctcccccgcccctcctctcccacgacccacgccgcctcctcctcgtccacctcgtccgcCTCCtggtcctcgtcctcctcctggtccacctcgtccacctccgaccacctccaaccaccgccaaccacctcgggttatacctggaatagtaataaatattttcagtataagaacacatcaaaaatattgtgtaaggattaatataattaattaatcaattgatagtagaataaattgtataagcttattc from Neodiprion lecontei isolate iyNeoLeco1 chromosome 1, iyNeoLeco1.1, whole genome shotgun sequence includes these protein-coding regions:
- the LOC107223761 gene encoding cytochrome c oxidase assembly protein COX18, mitochondrial, whose product is MLRSINYNFYFQRSLNFTHAASMCSVNVRLVSYLRRSTHNLNLNQGASHIDSGNSLTYLIHMSKTMSPVACKDSLFNFDRNTPSQFNTQSATGLRSSHTGINISRNCSKPLINSMSLLANRTRYTVLHPKHFRVRQFSSETTQYVPQVRLTGVWKDISESTPVEFVQDTLVTFQSTTGLPWWATIVLTTVIVRSTLTLPLSLYQHYIIAKVQNLNIEMSDIVKKLQAEANVAVSHYKCPEDHARMLYNTKVKEKWDELIQRENCHPGKGYIVLWTQIPLWITISAALRNLCFMLPPGRTDAEKNFLDLTTGGFGWVTNLVAIDQFCIVPISVGLFNLANIEIMNLLKTTEDTRLQKCLLYFLRFISIAMIPISMYVPSCMCLYWASSSAFGIVQNLLLQSPKVRRLAGIPLTKTARTNPYREMYTKLKTKWYFNFMRKSNSRI